One genomic window of Bombus fervidus isolate BK054 chromosome 14, iyBomFerv1, whole genome shotgun sequence includes the following:
- the LOC139994099 gene encoding ATP-binding cassette sub-family C member 4 isoform X1, whose protein sequence is MDSSNSKSKPNPRVKASLLSVLLWWWTIDLFKTGYRKVLQTEDLYSPLKTDHSSYLGDRLEKRWKIELENSRKHKRKASLLRAIFRTFLWEYIVLGLMQILNEFILRLGTPILLGGLLRYFKKSTTETYETALLYASGICIATAINVITLNQVIFGAFHVGARIRIATCSVVYRKALRLSKTALGETAPGKVVNLVANDVNRFDLVSIFIHHMWSAPLSTLIIAYFLYIEAGYAGLIGIAAVFVVVPIQSYTGKLSSKFRLQTAMKTDERVRLMDEIISGVQVIKMYAWEKPFCALIETARKLELQVVSKSAYIRGIYMTFNLFTTRMALFCTLISMLLFGDEISVDKVFVFSSYFNILAHTMSGMFVRGFAEIAECMVAVRRLQHFLMYEEFQDSGHILSNFTTSINGSINSISKHASNKTSKPDIPYIDDEIDSYENLDDSSEKRRHNGLVVVASDLLKNTANMMEEKKPFSTMNQETYAVKMSHLTAKWEPSQSENTLEDVNLEIQKGKIYAIIGMVGAGKSSFLSAILGEIEVTGGHVKVNGSLSYAGQEAWVFGSTVRQNILFGQPYDRELYQKVVKACSLQRDFKQFPQGDQTVVGERGSSLSGGQKARINLARSLYRQADIYLLDDPLSAVDTHVSKHLFEECIQRYLAGKTRILATHQLQYVKNVDAIILIEQGKVTVFSQFQDLLNQRPEYAELLAAESESIEDSSLEKSSMKRQFSSSSTRSRTPEASSGGTDDEEEDQYSEKFNDGLEGTSRGVVKGPIFIKYFQTGANLCLACTVLLLFICTQFMASLNDYFVPILVNEEETRHYYITQANLNATNSTSIENLDISSMYNSMYVYTAIIVGLFCIGITRSLTFYKVCILCSQKLHDMAFSALIRTGMRFFDTNPSGRILNRFSKDMGAIDELLPKAILDAGQICMMMFGSLAVSCIINPLFLIPIIFLGTVFYWIRKVFLRTSKNIKRMEGMTRSPVFTHLNATLNGLSTIRAYCAQDILRKEFDKLQDVHTSTVYMYIVASTGFGFSLDVFCFVFTSLVIFSFLLLQQSFSGGEVGLAITQVMAMTGMIQWGMRQNAEVANQMMSVERVLEYTQIMPEPNLRDRGKFARKIEKQLPLPANAPKNWPTDGMIRFRSVYMKYVEDDPPVLKGLNIVINPGEKIGIVGRTGAGKSSLISALFRLAKIEGVIEIDGIDTGSICLEDLRRNISIIPQDPVLFSGTLRRNLDPFNEFTDKALWEVLDEVELKDAVITAGTGLESRVLDRGSNYSVGQRQLVCLARAILRNNRILMLDEATANVDPQTDALIQHTIRKKFAKCTVLTIAHRLNTIMDSNKVLVMDKGRMAEYDHPYILLQNNYSQFKSLVKESDRAMYDQLVKVAKQSYIGIYGKR, encoded by the exons GTGGACGATAGACTTGTTCAAGACAGGCTACAGAAAGGTTCTGCAAACGGAAGATTTATATAGTCCTTTGAAAACCGATCATTCAAGCTATCTTGGAGATCGATTAGAAAA ACGATGGAAAATCGAGTTAGAAAATTCGAGGAAGCACAAAAGAAAGGCCAGCTTGTTGAGAGCTATCTTCCGTACCTTTTTATGGGAGTACATCGTACTTGGTTTGATGCAGATATTAAACGAATTCATCCTTCG ATTAGGGACACCGATCCTTCTGGGTGGGCTTCTGCGTTACTTCAAAAAGAGCACGACCGAAACTTATGAAACTGCGTTACTATACGCGAGTGGAATTTGTATAGCAACAGCTATAAATGTAATCACGCTCAATCAAGTGATTTTCGGCGCGTTCCATGTTGGCGCGAGAATTAGGATCGCTACTTGTTCTGTAGTATACCGGAAG gCGTTACGGCTTAGCAAAACAGCGCTTGGTGAAACGGCACCAGGGAAAGTGGTCAATTTGGTGGCCAATGATGTGAATAGATTTGATCTCGTTAGCATTTTCATACATCATATGTGGTCTGCACCACTCTCTACGTTAATTATAGCGTACTTTCTTTATATCGAAGCGGGATACGCTGGATTAATTGGTATCGCTGCGGTCTTCGTCGTTGTACCGATTCAAT CATATACTGGAAAGCTGTCCTCCAAGTTTCGACTACAGACTGCCATGAAAACTGACGAGAGAGTTCGTTTAATGGACGAAATTATATCAGGAGTTCAGGTCATTAAGATGTATGCATGGGAAAAACCATTCTGTGCTTTGATCGAAACTGCCCGTAAATTAGAATTGCAAGTGGTGTCTAAAAGTGCTTATATCCGAGGCATCTACATGACCTTCAACTTGTTCACTACAAGAATGGCCCTCTTTTGTACTTTAATTAGTATGCTCCTATTTGGCGATGAAATATCAGTCGATAAAGTAttcgttttttcttcctattttaatattctggCGCACACTATGTCTGGAATGTTCGTACGGGGTTTTGCTGAAATTGCCGAATGCATGGTGGCTGTGAGGAGATTACAACACTTTTTGATGTACGAGGAATTTCAAGATAGTGGCCATATTTTAAGCAACTTTACAACTAGCATTAATGGTAGCATCAATAGCATCTCAAAGCATGCTTCCAACAAAACCTCGAAGCCCGATATACCGTATATTGATGATGAAATAGACAGTTATGAGAATCTGGATGATTCTTCGGAAAAAAGAAGACACAATGGTCTAGTGGTTGTTGCTAGCGATTTGCTTAAGAATACGGCGAATATGATGGAGG AAAAGAAACCTTTTTCAACAATGAATCAGGAAACATATGCAGTAAAGATGAGCCACTTAACGGCTAAATGGGAACCAAGTCAATCTGAAAACACTCTTGAAGATGTAAACCTTGAAATACAAAAAGGAAAGATATACGCCATAATAGGTATGGTTGGAGCCGGAAAGAGTTCTTTCCTGTCCGCTATTCTTGGAGAAATAGAAGTAACTGGAGGTCACGTGAAAGTGAATGGAAGTCTGAGCTATGCTGGGCAGGAAGCATGGGTCTTTGGATCCACTGTTAGACAGAATATTCTTTTTGGACAACCTTATGATCGTGAATTATATCAGAAGGTTGTGAAAGCTTGTTCTCTTCAAAGAGATTTCAAGCAATTCCCCCAAGGAGATCAAACAGTTGTCGGGGAAAGAGGTAGTTCTTTGTCAGGAGGACAGAAAGCTAGGATTAATTTAGCTAGATCTTTATATAGACAGGCGGATATCTATTTATTAGATGATCCACTGAGTGCT gtTGACACCCATGTCAGCAAACATTTATTTGAAGAATGTATACAAAGATATTTAGCTGGAAAAACGCGGATTTTGGCTACTCACCAGTTGCAGTATGTGAAAAATGTGGATGCTATTATACTTATAGAGCAAGGAAAAGTCACGGTATTTTCCCAATTTCAAGACTTACTAAATCAACGACCAGAGTATGCGGAATTACTAGCAGCGGAATCAGAATCTATCGAGGATAGCTCTTTAGAGAAGAGTAGTATGAAAAGACAATTTTCATCATCAAGTACTAGA AGCCGAACTCCAGAAGCAAGTAGTGGAGGAACAGACGACGAGGAAGAAGACCAATATTCTGAGAAATTTAACGATGGTTTAGAAGGAACCTCTCGTGGTGTGGTCAAAGGACCAATATTCATTAAGTACTTCCAAACTGGTGCCAATTTATGTCTAGCCTGTACGGTACTCCTATTGTTTATATGTACACAGTTTATGGCTAGTCTCAACGATTATTTTGTTCCTATTTT agtaaatgaagaagaaacgcgacattattatattacacaaGCTAATTTAAACGCTACCAATAGTACCTCGATTGAAAACCTCGATATTTCCTCTATGTATAATAGCATGTACGTTTATACCGCTATTATCGTTGGATTATTTTGCATTGGTATTACTAGATCATTAACCTTCTATAAAGTGTGCATACTATGCAGTCAAAAGTTGCACGATATGGCATTTAGTGCCTTAATTAGGACAGGCATGAGGTTCTTTGATACGAATCCTAGTGGCCGAATTCTCAATAGATTTTCTAAAGACATGGGAGCCATTGATGAATTGTTACCAAAAGCTATACTCGATGCTGGTCAAATATGCATGATGATGTTTGGGTCTTTAGCAGTATCATGTATAATCAATCCTCTTTTCTTAATTCCCATAATATTTTTGGGTACTGTCTTTTATTGGATAAGGAAGGTATTTTTGAGGACTAGCAAGAACATTAAAAGAATGGAGGGTATGACTCGATCCCCTGTGTTTACTCATTTAAACGCTACTTTAAATGGATTGAGTACCATAAGAGCATACTGTGCACAGGATAtattaagaaaagaatttgACAAACTGCAAGACGTCCATACTTCCACagtttacatgtatatagtgGCGAGCACTGGCTTTGGATTCTCGTTGGACGTATTTTGCTTCGTCTTCACGTCTCTAGTTATTTTCAGTTTTCTCTTATTGCAACAATCATTTTCTGGCGGAGAGGTAGGCTTGGCCATCACGCAAGTAATGGCCATGACAGGGATGATTCAGTGGGGAATGAGACAGAACGCTGAAGTGGCAAACCAGATGATGTCTGTGGAACGTGTGTTAGAATATACGCAAATTATGCCTGAACCGAATTTACGTGACAGGGGGAAGTTTGCCAGGAAAATCGAGAAGCAACTTCCGCTACCTGCTAATGCGCCAAAGAATTGGCCAACAGATGGAATGATTAGGTTCAGAAGCGTTTATATGAAATACGTAGAGGATGATCCTCCAGTATTAAAAGGACTGAATATCGTCATTAACCCTGGAGAAAAGATAGGTATAGTGGGAAGAACAGGGGCTGGAAAGTCATCCTTAATATCAGCTCTGTTTAGACTAGCCAAAATTGAAGGTGTCATAGAAATCGATGGTATAGACACTGGGTCCATTTGTTTAGAAGATTTACGACGTAATATATCGATCATTCCCCAAGATCCAGTTCTATTCTCTGGTACCTTAAGGCGTAATTTGGATCCTTTCAACGAATTTACGGATAAAGCTCTTTGGGAAGTACTTGATGAG GTAGAACTGAAGGATGCTGTAATTACTGCTGGAACAGGCTTGGAAAGCCGTGTTTTGGATAGGGGCAGTAACTATAGTGTAGGTCAAAGACAGCTGGTTTGTTTGGCAAGAgctatattaagaaataatagaatacTTATGCTTGATGAAGCTACAGCCAATGTGGATCCACAAACAGATGCCCTGATCCAGCATAcaatacgaaagaaatttgcCAAATGCACTGTTCTTACCATTGCCCATAGGTTAAATACTATCATGGATAGCAATAAGGTTTTAGTCATGGATAAAGGACGCATGGCT GAATATGATCatccttatatactattacaaaaCAATTACAGTCAATTCAAATCACTAGTTAAAGAAAGTGATCGTGCTATGTACGATCAATTAGTGAAAGTAGCAAAACAATCTTACATTGGCATATACGGAAaacgataa
- the LOC139994099 gene encoding probable multidrug resistance-associated protein lethal(2)03659 isoform X2: MENRVRKFEEAQKKGQLVESYLPYLFMGVHRTWFDADIKRIHPSALRLSKTALGETAPGKVVNLVANDVNRFDLVSIFIHHMWSAPLSTLIIAYFLYIEAGYAGLIGIAAVFVVVPIQSYTGKLSSKFRLQTAMKTDERVRLMDEIISGVQVIKMYAWEKPFCALIETARKLELQVVSKSAYIRGIYMTFNLFTTRMALFCTLISMLLFGDEISVDKVFVFSSYFNILAHTMSGMFVRGFAEIAECMVAVRRLQHFLMYEEFQDSGHILSNFTTSINGSINSISKHASNKTSKPDIPYIDDEIDSYENLDDSSEKRRHNGLVVVASDLLKNTANMMEEKKPFSTMNQETYAVKMSHLTAKWEPSQSENTLEDVNLEIQKGKIYAIIGMVGAGKSSFLSAILGEIEVTGGHVKVNGSLSYAGQEAWVFGSTVRQNILFGQPYDRELYQKVVKACSLQRDFKQFPQGDQTVVGERGSSLSGGQKARINLARSLYRQADIYLLDDPLSAVDTHVSKHLFEECIQRYLAGKTRILATHQLQYVKNVDAIILIEQGKVTVFSQFQDLLNQRPEYAELLAAESESIEDSSLEKSSMKRQFSSSSTRSRTPEASSGGTDDEEEDQYSEKFNDGLEGTSRGVVKGPIFIKYFQTGANLCLACTVLLLFICTQFMASLNDYFVPILVNEEETRHYYITQANLNATNSTSIENLDISSMYNSMYVYTAIIVGLFCIGITRSLTFYKVCILCSQKLHDMAFSALIRTGMRFFDTNPSGRILNRFSKDMGAIDELLPKAILDAGQICMMMFGSLAVSCIINPLFLIPIIFLGTVFYWIRKVFLRTSKNIKRMEGMTRSPVFTHLNATLNGLSTIRAYCAQDILRKEFDKLQDVHTSTVYMYIVASTGFGFSLDVFCFVFTSLVIFSFLLLQQSFSGGEVGLAITQVMAMTGMIQWGMRQNAEVANQMMSVERVLEYTQIMPEPNLRDRGKFARKIEKQLPLPANAPKNWPTDGMIRFRSVYMKYVEDDPPVLKGLNIVINPGEKIGIVGRTGAGKSSLISALFRLAKIEGVIEIDGIDTGSICLEDLRRNISIIPQDPVLFSGTLRRNLDPFNEFTDKALWEVLDEVELKDAVITAGTGLESRVLDRGSNYSVGQRQLVCLARAILRNNRILMLDEATANVDPQTDALIQHTIRKKFAKCTVLTIAHRLNTIMDSNKVLVMDKGRMAEYDHPYILLQNNYSQFKSLVKESDRAMYDQLVKVAKQSYIGIYGKR; encoded by the exons ATGGAAAATCGAGTTAGAAAATTCGAGGAAGCACAAAAGAAAGGCCAGCTTGTTGAGAGCTATCTTCCGTACCTTTTTATGGGAGTACATCGTACTTGGTTTGATGCAGATATTAAACGAATTCATCCTTCG gCGTTACGGCTTAGCAAAACAGCGCTTGGTGAAACGGCACCAGGGAAAGTGGTCAATTTGGTGGCCAATGATGTGAATAGATTTGATCTCGTTAGCATTTTCATACATCATATGTGGTCTGCACCACTCTCTACGTTAATTATAGCGTACTTTCTTTATATCGAAGCGGGATACGCTGGATTAATTGGTATCGCTGCGGTCTTCGTCGTTGTACCGATTCAAT CATATACTGGAAAGCTGTCCTCCAAGTTTCGACTACAGACTGCCATGAAAACTGACGAGAGAGTTCGTTTAATGGACGAAATTATATCAGGAGTTCAGGTCATTAAGATGTATGCATGGGAAAAACCATTCTGTGCTTTGATCGAAACTGCCCGTAAATTAGAATTGCAAGTGGTGTCTAAAAGTGCTTATATCCGAGGCATCTACATGACCTTCAACTTGTTCACTACAAGAATGGCCCTCTTTTGTACTTTAATTAGTATGCTCCTATTTGGCGATGAAATATCAGTCGATAAAGTAttcgttttttcttcctattttaatattctggCGCACACTATGTCTGGAATGTTCGTACGGGGTTTTGCTGAAATTGCCGAATGCATGGTGGCTGTGAGGAGATTACAACACTTTTTGATGTACGAGGAATTTCAAGATAGTGGCCATATTTTAAGCAACTTTACAACTAGCATTAATGGTAGCATCAATAGCATCTCAAAGCATGCTTCCAACAAAACCTCGAAGCCCGATATACCGTATATTGATGATGAAATAGACAGTTATGAGAATCTGGATGATTCTTCGGAAAAAAGAAGACACAATGGTCTAGTGGTTGTTGCTAGCGATTTGCTTAAGAATACGGCGAATATGATGGAGG AAAAGAAACCTTTTTCAACAATGAATCAGGAAACATATGCAGTAAAGATGAGCCACTTAACGGCTAAATGGGAACCAAGTCAATCTGAAAACACTCTTGAAGATGTAAACCTTGAAATACAAAAAGGAAAGATATACGCCATAATAGGTATGGTTGGAGCCGGAAAGAGTTCTTTCCTGTCCGCTATTCTTGGAGAAATAGAAGTAACTGGAGGTCACGTGAAAGTGAATGGAAGTCTGAGCTATGCTGGGCAGGAAGCATGGGTCTTTGGATCCACTGTTAGACAGAATATTCTTTTTGGACAACCTTATGATCGTGAATTATATCAGAAGGTTGTGAAAGCTTGTTCTCTTCAAAGAGATTTCAAGCAATTCCCCCAAGGAGATCAAACAGTTGTCGGGGAAAGAGGTAGTTCTTTGTCAGGAGGACAGAAAGCTAGGATTAATTTAGCTAGATCTTTATATAGACAGGCGGATATCTATTTATTAGATGATCCACTGAGTGCT gtTGACACCCATGTCAGCAAACATTTATTTGAAGAATGTATACAAAGATATTTAGCTGGAAAAACGCGGATTTTGGCTACTCACCAGTTGCAGTATGTGAAAAATGTGGATGCTATTATACTTATAGAGCAAGGAAAAGTCACGGTATTTTCCCAATTTCAAGACTTACTAAATCAACGACCAGAGTATGCGGAATTACTAGCAGCGGAATCAGAATCTATCGAGGATAGCTCTTTAGAGAAGAGTAGTATGAAAAGACAATTTTCATCATCAAGTACTAGA AGCCGAACTCCAGAAGCAAGTAGTGGAGGAACAGACGACGAGGAAGAAGACCAATATTCTGAGAAATTTAACGATGGTTTAGAAGGAACCTCTCGTGGTGTGGTCAAAGGACCAATATTCATTAAGTACTTCCAAACTGGTGCCAATTTATGTCTAGCCTGTACGGTACTCCTATTGTTTATATGTACACAGTTTATGGCTAGTCTCAACGATTATTTTGTTCCTATTTT agtaaatgaagaagaaacgcgacattattatattacacaaGCTAATTTAAACGCTACCAATAGTACCTCGATTGAAAACCTCGATATTTCCTCTATGTATAATAGCATGTACGTTTATACCGCTATTATCGTTGGATTATTTTGCATTGGTATTACTAGATCATTAACCTTCTATAAAGTGTGCATACTATGCAGTCAAAAGTTGCACGATATGGCATTTAGTGCCTTAATTAGGACAGGCATGAGGTTCTTTGATACGAATCCTAGTGGCCGAATTCTCAATAGATTTTCTAAAGACATGGGAGCCATTGATGAATTGTTACCAAAAGCTATACTCGATGCTGGTCAAATATGCATGATGATGTTTGGGTCTTTAGCAGTATCATGTATAATCAATCCTCTTTTCTTAATTCCCATAATATTTTTGGGTACTGTCTTTTATTGGATAAGGAAGGTATTTTTGAGGACTAGCAAGAACATTAAAAGAATGGAGGGTATGACTCGATCCCCTGTGTTTACTCATTTAAACGCTACTTTAAATGGATTGAGTACCATAAGAGCATACTGTGCACAGGATAtattaagaaaagaatttgACAAACTGCAAGACGTCCATACTTCCACagtttacatgtatatagtgGCGAGCACTGGCTTTGGATTCTCGTTGGACGTATTTTGCTTCGTCTTCACGTCTCTAGTTATTTTCAGTTTTCTCTTATTGCAACAATCATTTTCTGGCGGAGAGGTAGGCTTGGCCATCACGCAAGTAATGGCCATGACAGGGATGATTCAGTGGGGAATGAGACAGAACGCTGAAGTGGCAAACCAGATGATGTCTGTGGAACGTGTGTTAGAATATACGCAAATTATGCCTGAACCGAATTTACGTGACAGGGGGAAGTTTGCCAGGAAAATCGAGAAGCAACTTCCGCTACCTGCTAATGCGCCAAAGAATTGGCCAACAGATGGAATGATTAGGTTCAGAAGCGTTTATATGAAATACGTAGAGGATGATCCTCCAGTATTAAAAGGACTGAATATCGTCATTAACCCTGGAGAAAAGATAGGTATAGTGGGAAGAACAGGGGCTGGAAAGTCATCCTTAATATCAGCTCTGTTTAGACTAGCCAAAATTGAAGGTGTCATAGAAATCGATGGTATAGACACTGGGTCCATTTGTTTAGAAGATTTACGACGTAATATATCGATCATTCCCCAAGATCCAGTTCTATTCTCTGGTACCTTAAGGCGTAATTTGGATCCTTTCAACGAATTTACGGATAAAGCTCTTTGGGAAGTACTTGATGAG GTAGAACTGAAGGATGCTGTAATTACTGCTGGAACAGGCTTGGAAAGCCGTGTTTTGGATAGGGGCAGTAACTATAGTGTAGGTCAAAGACAGCTGGTTTGTTTGGCAAGAgctatattaagaaataatagaatacTTATGCTTGATGAAGCTACAGCCAATGTGGATCCACAAACAGATGCCCTGATCCAGCATAcaatacgaaagaaatttgcCAAATGCACTGTTCTTACCATTGCCCATAGGTTAAATACTATCATGGATAGCAATAAGGTTTTAGTCATGGATAAAGGACGCATGGCT GAATATGATCatccttatatactattacaaaaCAATTACAGTCAATTCAAATCACTAGTTAAAGAAAGTGATCGTGCTATGTACGATCAATTAGTGAAAGTAGCAAAACAATCTTACATTGGCATATACGGAAaacgataa